From the genome of Aspergillus oryzae RIB40 DNA, chromosome 4:
TGATACAAACATGGACATGGTGTAAGGGATATCCTATCAGAGCAGCGGTGAAACATCGGTAGGCGTTGATATTTAGGCGGTGGCGGGGGCAGCTGCCCTGACTCTGGATGGACTGGCAGCTCCCCTAACATGCCAAGCAATTATCCTGCAATGCAAATGCGACGTGACGAATTGAAAACTTTGCGTGGTCACGCTGATCAGTAACCGGAAACGAAATAGAACGATCTCCTAGGATAGGGTTGGAGAACCGGCTGCAGACAGTACCTATTACCACATGCGGAACAGGCTTTATATAGTAGCCAAGTGATGTTATGCAGCGCTAGCAAATGAACTAGCCCTGTATCTCGGTCGTCTCATCACACCGCTACGCAGAAAGGACTTACTATTGTTATCCACTCATTTGTGATGTGACTTGTATGGTGCAAGCAGCAAGGGTATTACTATTACTAATACAATAGCTCGTGTGTGTCGCCCAACCAAGTGTGATACCATATATgcagtatatatacacattcTAGGTACCCTAATAAAACACGTATCTAGCAATCCAATTTTCGAATTCTCCACAGTCAATCCAACAGGAAACAAATCATGGCTGATACCAACGGGCTGGTCATAGCATTCTTTTACGAGAGTATCTCCCTCTATCGCTCCCGCGGCTACAGCGAAGAGGATTGTGTCGAGCTTGACAAACAAGAGACTATCGACGCTATTGCAGCTTCAATCCAGAGCAACGGCCATCGGGTTGTCTGTGTAGGTGATATTAAAGAGCTCGTGCAGCGAATGGCTAGGGAAGAACACAAAGAATGGGATTTGGCTTTCTCTATCTCGGAGGGTATGCATGGTGTCGGCCGTGAAGCACAAATACCAGGTTTATTGGAAGCCTACCATATTCCCCATGTATTCTCCGATGCAGCTACCTTGGCATTATGTTTAGACAAGGGGAAGACGAAGGTACGCTAGTAGCGGAAGTTTAGAAATTCATGCAGTTCGCTGACAGAGCAGATGATCCTTGAACAATTTGGGATTCCCACGGCGCCTTTCGCCGTCGTTCCTGCATCCTGGACGAAAGCAGACTGCACCCTCACCCAActtttggagaagacaaTGCATGGTCAAAAGTTAAGCAGCTTCCCACTCTTTATCAAGCCAGCCTGCGAAGGATCCTCTAAAGGCATCTACCCCTCTTCTAAGGTAGATAACTTTACTGAACTCGAGCGGGGTATTCAAGTGCTCCAAACCCGCTTTCCCGGAGCAAGTATACTCATTGAAACCTTTCTCTCAGGTCAAGAGTATACTGTCAGTATTATTGGTACAGGCAAACGTTCTAGAGTCATTGGAACGACTCATATTGACTGGGAGGGACTAAGCAGACAGAAGCAGCAGGCATCAGTTGCAGAGAAGGGGCCTGCGAATACATCTGACGGCAGCTTCTGGGATGTCAATAACAAAAATGGACCAGATGCGGATGAACCGGAGCGATTTCTCAATAGTCGAGACAACCCTAACGTTCAAGCTGTGGAGGATCTGGCTTTACAAGCATGGCGGGCACTGGAATGTTGCGACGTTGGTCGGGTGGATATTCGGTATGGAGCGGATAACCGGCCATATGTGTTGGAGGTGCGTACAAACTCTATGGCAACTATCCGATAGCACTAACTAATTCTTGCAGATTAATCCTCTCCCTGGATTGCGCCCGGACTGGTCTATCCTGGCAAGGACAGCAGTTCACGAAGGTATCAGCCACAAGGAGCTCATTGGCAAGGTGATTGACAGCGCCCTGGAACGATACCCGATTTTAAAAGCCAAGTGTGATCATTAATACCACTTTTCGTACTTACATGACGATGATGTATTGTTTCTCTTATACCACGTACTGCGTTCTACGGACAGACCGCAAAAAAATAAACTTGTTATTTAAGGATTGTCGGTAGTAAAGCCTGGTTTAGCTGCAGTGGCTGATACATCTTTCAGCTTGTCAAGTACCTGATCATTTGGACACGCCTGGAATTCAAACCACCCTCTTCCTAACAGCTTAAATTAGATCAATGGTTAGTATTTTTATTACTAAATATAGACTATTGAATAAAAAATGTGGTGAGCTGGAAAGCAGA
Proteins encoded in this window:
- a CDS encoding uncharacterized protein (predicted protein); the encoded protein is MHGQKLSSFPLFIKPACEGSSKGIYPSSKVDNFTELERGIQVLQTRFPGASILIETFLSGQEYTVSIIGTGKRSRVIGTTHIDWEGLSRQKQQASVAEKGPANTSDGSFWDVNNKNGPDADEPERFLNSRDNPNVQAVEDLALQAWRALECCDVGRVDIRYGADNRPYVLEINPLPGLRPDWSILARTAVHEGISHKELIGKVIDSALERYPILKAKCDH